Proteins encoded within one genomic window of Sulfurovum sp. XGS-02:
- the gpmI gene encoding 2,3-bisphosphoglycerate-independent phosphoglycerate mutase, with protein MKQKTVLIITDGIGCKPDSTCNAFKDATKPTYDRLFETAPRALISTHGLSVGLPEGQMGNSEVGHMTIGSGRILYQDLVKISLALEDGSIEKNQALNDILGKSDRVHLIGLLSDGGVHSHIEHTIGLAKLAKNRGKNVFLHLITDGRDVSPTSAKTYVSQIEEICDDDISIATIGGRFFTMDRDNRWERVEKGYRAIAEAAPSTSLSPEAYIDASYAKNETDEFMEPVAFGAYGGMEEDDVVLVTNFRSDRVREITTALGDAHFDEFACKDIPLNIATMTKYDATFPYPILFPKETPKHTLAEVVSDAGLRQLHTAETEKYAHVTFFLNGGVEEPMVGESRVLIPSPDVKTYDMKPEMSAPEVGEAVRTAMDESYDLIVVNFANGDMVGHTGNYEAARQAVHAVDTELGLILSKAKEDGYAVVLTSDHGNCEEMRDSEGHILTNHTVGEVWCFVIAEGVTEVKEGCGLNNVAPTVLKLMGLEIPEEMDAPLI; from the coding sequence ATGAAACAAAAAACAGTTTTGATCATCACCGATGGTATCGGGTGTAAGCCTGACAGTACATGTAATGCATTTAAAGACGCTACAAAACCTACCTATGATAGACTTTTTGAAACAGCACCAAGAGCACTTATCTCTACACATGGTTTGAGCGTAGGACTGCCTGAAGGACAGATGGGAAACTCTGAAGTAGGGCATATGACCATAGGCTCTGGTCGTATTTTGTACCAGGACCTGGTCAAGATCTCTTTGGCACTTGAAGATGGAAGTATAGAAAAAAACCAAGCACTCAATGATATTTTAGGAAAGAGTGACCGTGTGCATTTGATAGGTTTGCTGAGTGATGGAGGCGTGCACTCCCATATAGAACATACGATCGGATTGGCAAAACTTGCAAAAAACAGAGGGAAAAATGTCTTTTTACATTTGATCACAGATGGTAGAGATGTGAGTCCTACTTCAGCTAAAACCTATGTGAGTCAAATAGAAGAGATCTGTGATGATGATATCTCCATCGCGACCATAGGCGGCCGATTCTTTACGATGGATCGTGATAACCGTTGGGAGAGAGTCGAAAAAGGGTATCGTGCTATTGCCGAGGCTGCACCGTCAACATCACTAAGCCCGGAAGCGTATATTGATGCGAGTTATGCAAAGAATGAAACCGATGAGTTTATGGAACCTGTTGCCTTTGGAGCATATGGTGGGATGGAAGAGGATGATGTAGTTCTTGTGACGAATTTCCGTTCAGACAGGGTACGGGAGATCACAACAGCTTTGGGAGATGCACATTTTGATGAGTTTGCATGCAAGGATATACCGCTCAATATCGCAACGATGACAAAATATGATGCAACATTTCCTTACCCGATACTTTTCCCTAAAGAGACACCGAAACATACCTTGGCAGAAGTGGTCAGTGATGCAGGACTGAGACAACTTCATACAGCAGAAACAGAAAAGTATGCCCATGTGACCTTCTTTCTAAATGGCGGTGTGGAAGAGCCTATGGTAGGAGAGAGCAGAGTACTCATCCCTAGCCCTGATGTGAAAACCTATGATATGAAACCAGAGATGTCTGCACCAGAGGTAGGTGAAGCCGTACGTACGGCGATGGATGAGTCTTATGATCTTATCGTAGTGAATTTTGCCAATGGAGATATGGTAGGTCATACGGGTAACTATGAAGCAGCACGCCAGGCAGTCCATGCCGTGGACACGGAACTGGGGTTGATACTCAGTAAAGCAAAAGAGGATGGTTATGCCGTGGTACTTACTTCTGATCATGGGAACTGTGAAGAGATGAGAGACAGTGAAGGACATATCTTGACCAACCATACGGTAGGTGAAGTATGGTGTTTTGTTATCGCTGAAGGTGTAACAGAAGTGAAAGAGGGGTGCGGGTTGAATAATGTTGCACCTACGGTCCTTAAATTGATGGGATTGGAGATACCAGAAGAGATGGATGCACCGC
- the mraY gene encoding phospho-N-acetylmuramoyl-pentapeptide-transferase has product MLYELSQLLDINLFGYISVRAGVAFFLAFMLTLFIMPKYLAWAISKKANQPISKYVPAHEGKRHTPTMGGAIFLVSTLIAALLTVDLSNIYILGGLITLIGFGLVGFKDDLGKVLAGDNLQGLTPKGKMGLQIIVAAAATGLLLYGGFPTEFYIPFLKTPLFDLGYAAIPFWVLVFLATTNAVNLTDGLDGLATVPSIIALVSLGLIIYVTGHAIFSEYLLVPNIKGVGEVMILAAALIGGLFGFLWYNCYPAEIFMGDTGSLAIGGFLAYLAILGKSEILLILIGIIFVIETVSVILQVGSFKLRGKRVFLMAPIHHHFELKKWAENKIIIRFWMISFIANILALISFKFR; this is encoded by the coding sequence ATGCTATACGAACTCTCCCAACTCTTAGATATTAATCTTTTCGGATACATCTCAGTACGTGCAGGCGTTGCATTTTTCCTCGCTTTTATGCTGACACTCTTTATCATGCCAAAATACCTTGCCTGGGCTATCTCAAAAAAAGCAAACCAACCCATCAGCAAATATGTCCCTGCACATGAAGGAAAACGTCATACGCCGACCATGGGGGGTGCAATATTCCTGGTCTCTACACTCATTGCTGCCTTACTTACGGTAGATCTATCCAACATTTACATACTTGGCGGCCTTATCACGCTCATAGGTTTTGGTTTGGTCGGGTTTAAAGATGACCTGGGAAAAGTACTTGCGGGGGACAACCTGCAAGGCCTAACACCGAAGGGAAAAATGGGATTACAGATCATCGTTGCAGCAGCTGCTACAGGCCTGCTTCTCTACGGAGGATTCCCTACAGAATTCTATATACCGTTTCTTAAAACACCTCTTTTTGATCTAGGGTATGCAGCCATTCCTTTTTGGGTACTTGTCTTCTTAGCTACGACCAATGCTGTCAACCTTACCGATGGGCTTGATGGACTGGCAACGGTACCCTCTATCATTGCATTGGTTTCACTCGGGCTGATCATCTATGTGACAGGCCATGCCATATTCAGTGAGTATCTGCTGGTTCCGAACATCAAAGGTGTGGGGGAAGTGATGATCCTTGCTGCCGCGCTTATCGGTGGTCTGTTTGGTTTCTTATGGTACAACTGCTACCCTGCAGAGATCTTCATGGGAGATACCGGCAGTCTTGCTATCGGTGGTTTTTTGGCCTATCTTGCCATTTTAGGAAAAAGTGAGATCCTGCTTATCCTCATCGGTATCATCTTTGTCATTGAAACCGTCTCGGTGATACTACAGGTGGGAAGCTTCAAACTGCGTGGGAAACGTGTCTTCCTCATGGCGCCTATTCATCACCATTTTGAACTCAAAAAATGGGCGGAAAACAAGATCATCATCCGTTTCTGGATGATCTCATTCATTGCAAACATACTTGCACTCATCTCCTTTAAGTTCAGATAA